Below is a window of Phoenix dactylifera cultivar Barhee BC4 chromosome 7, palm_55x_up_171113_PBpolish2nd_filt_p, whole genome shotgun sequence DNA.
TTGAGGTTGGTGCGTATCATTCACTGAATTTCCATTATTCACCATCATTCACTGAATTTGACCACTAAATTGACATGATCTTAGTTGCCAACATTCAAGCAAAACAAACAGTGCGGACATATCTGGACATACGAGATTGTCGACGGTGATTCCCTGGCGTTTGTTGTTGTTATTATGGTTTTCATGTTTTCCAAAATTAGTTGAATCGCAAGGTATATGAATCAAGTAGCAAATGAGCGAGAAAATTTTGTTACGTCCGTCATCTAATAGAGAGGCTCTACCATGGAGATGGGGGGGCCAATAAAAGTTGGTTGCAGGGCAACCATCCTCAACAAAGCCAAGCCAACACCGACTGCTGGTCTTTTTCACAATGGAAAGGGGCTTGGCTTTAAGGATGCTAAGCTGATTATTTAGCTTGCTTAACCTCTTTTGAACAGTTATTTCAGTAATGCTACTGTTGTTGGATGTTGAGATAGGAATTGGATGGATGGTGATCTTTCTGAATGATAAAAATAAGTTTAGACCATGCATCACAATCAAAACTCCTGGAGCTCCCTCGTGTTTCAACCGCATCCTGCAACGCTTGGCGCATCAAGTTATGATCACCTACCACAGGAGACTGCTTTAATGTGAGACTTTCTGTTTGCTAGTTAGTCACGAATCACAATGCCTTAATGAGATGCTATCCATCCTTACAACCATATCCAACAACAGAAAAATATGGACTCATTAGTATTTTGGGGATAATTTGAAGGCTCAACCACTCATATTTTACACAAAGATTGAATAAATGTAGACAACGCTACCAAGCAGTACCAAATGGACCTTTCAAGATAAatggaaaaataaaaacaagattGCAGCACAAAGGTTGGTTATACCAAACCACCAATAGGTTTCTTCCTTGGAATCCTCAAAGGACGTAAAAATGGAGAAGATAAGTTTTGAGGGTCATATAGCAGCATTTGGATGGGACTTTCATCAATATGCAGCTCCAgctcaactcaactaagcctCAATCCCAATCTAGTTACTACCCGCTACATCAATCCTTTTTCGGTTTAGAACCATACTCAGAGAGAGAGATACTTTGTAAGAGAAAATGttcatctacatgcatctccagCAGAAAATTTGGAATCACTTTTTGCCAGCTAATCAATCACTGGGATTATAAACCTCATTAACATTGACGGAGTTTCTTATTAGCTTACAACAAAACTCTGTTAGGAGAAATAAGCACTCCATAATTTTTCATCACCACCATTTGAATTTAATTCTCCTCTGAGGTGCATTGTAATATTGCAGTAGAAACAAATGGCTAGTAGTTAGTAGTATCAAGCAGGGATTCTGCAGATTACACTGAACTAAATCACAAATCAAGCAAGAATATCATCTGCAATAGCCAACATAGAGATCCCTTATTTGGTTGAGATCCACAGTATGCAGATAGAAATGTCTGTTTGATGCTTGAACCCTCTGCTTGCCGCTTTGGACTGGCCTCTCATTTACACATGCTCGGCTTTGTTGTCAATGACCCTCGGTGCCTCAATTAAATTATTAGACCGTCTTGCTGGCTGGCATCACTAATTTTTTTCTGACCATCAACCTAATCATCTCTCTGCATATACTCCGCCTCAACCTCAGAAATGCCTCAAACAATTCTATGAAAGCCTCGACTCTCATGAATACAAGCCCATTGCACTAAGCGCAATAATTCTGCTGTCAGCACTCCACAGCAGTCTTTGACAATATATGGAATGCTATTGCTACATCCGAAGTGAGGCATTTTAGCAGCGCAGAGAGCTGTCTTTCATGTTGCCATGCCCACCAGCAAAAGAATTAGCTCTGCCACCATGCAATTTGACAGCAGATGTAGAATATTTGTGCAGAGCCACTGCTTGAAGCAAGGCTGTTGATATAGGAAAGAAATGAACAGCATGCCCTGTTAGTTGAAGAAGTATGGTGAGTCCAGAACATCTTTTAGACTGTAATCTCCTCGCTCTGGCAACGGCGGGAAACTTAATGTAGGGAAAGATTGCTGAAAGCTCTCTAGTAACTGCAAAATAGTATCAACATGTGTTACAGATGTTACTAAAGAAGAAAGTGCTGGCATGCACACGCACACAGAcacagacagagagagagagagagagagatctcgcTGATATGAAAAGCAAGGTTCTAAGATAATCTTGTCAGAATGAATAATGAAATGTAATAAGCTGAAGACCAGAAATTTTTAAGTTGAAACATAGCATTCACTTCCTAGGTCAGgatgtttaaatttttattggTTGGTTGGATATGGAAGAGCATTCTTACATTTTCAAGTATGGGTGTCTCATAGAGTTCCACAAACTTTTCCCGAAGAATCCAGTTCATCTGATCAACATCACACGCATGTGTCCAGTATGAGTCATGGACTCCTGCAACATTAGAGGAACATTGAGataaaaatagatttatatTGCATAACATGAGAGGTTTACAATCAGCCAAAATTAAGCAACCTGCAAAATTCAATCCTGCTCTTTTGCAGGCAACTGCAGTCATCATCATATGGGAACCATCAAGGGAGTGGACAAAGTTCGGAGGAAAAGCTGTTCTCTGCCGCTTTACCATGacctaagaataaaaaaaataggttTAGGGATTAAAGCTTAAAAAGCTCTCTATATTAAATCACACTGGAATTTCTCACATTCAGATTTATAATTTCCAGTTTTTCGGAAGAAAAGGTCAAAAGGAAATAGTTACAGACCTTGTCAGTTTCCCGTTGTAAGGTCAAAACTTGAAGAGAAGTTTTAATCTGAGagcaattcaccaagcaattgTTAGTTTCAGGAAGAGTGAAAGATCACATGATGCCTTCTTGATTTTGACCAAAAACAGACAAAATGAACACTGGGAAAACAAACAAAGAATATCTGGTTTGAGAAACACTTACAAGATGCCTTCCCAATGCACGGTAAGGTTGAACTACTGGAAGCCCGAGAGGGGTAGTCCACCTCACAGGTTGGTTTTCTGAAGCAATAATCTGTTAGAAACAAAGGAAAATTGAAATCAGTGCCAATATCATGCTTATGGAAACTAGTTATTTTTCACAAAATATGCCAAAGTTCGGAGCTTTGATCCTGATGCACAATGGAtaggaaaaattaaaaatgaaaacaaaaacaaaaagaaagagctgTCAGTAGCCTCCATTGAATGTGTGCAAATACTTTACCATGCACAGTAATAATACTTTGTTACATGAAAGAGCTGAAAGTCTGAAACCTCTTGTAATTTTATGTATCAGGCTACTGCCCTTGTAGCAAAGCATATCTACAGCCTCCAGGGTCATGGTGTACCACATCATGACTGCCAGACTCATGGAAACAACTTTATGGAGTTCTCATGGAAGATCATCTCATTGGATATTTATCTCCATCTTAGCTGTGACCATCTCAGTGAAAGACTTGAAGATGCCATCAGCTTAGCATCACCAATGAGTATTTGGATTGGCCAACTCTTAATTGGCCATTTGAGAAATCAACCAATCTAAGCAGTGAAAGATGATTCCGGACTGTCTAGCTAAGGAGGTCTGCGCCAAACATTGGTACCTAAAAAGCTTCATTGGTTCTGTGCATCGACCATTAGCGGCCATTATCAGGTTGAGTTCAAACCCCCTGTTCTGGAATGTCTAGCATTATTTTAGGTCAAAACCTACCTGCCTTCATTCGCCTCAGCTGCTTAGTTCCAAAGTTCATCTCAAAATAATGTCTTCATTTCAGCTGCGATAAGACATTCAAACACCTCATCCGTGATTGATTCATCTTGTGTCTTTTACCAAATGTTGTTCTCTAAACATACATAATTCGATTCTAAAATCACTTGCAAGCAAGGATCGCCGAATCGGTTGCGATAGGTGTACCGATCGGCCACCGGACTGGTTCGGTACTGGTACCACTGGTTCGGCCTGGTTCACATATCCAAAAGCCTAAAAATTTTGGCCTAGCCGGTACAGGCCAGTACCGTTTTTTAACGCCGAACTGGACCGGTCAGAGATCGGATCGGTTCGGTACGGGCCGATTCAGCATTCCTTGCTTGCAAGTCTATTCACTCTCTATAACTATAGTTGAAGACACCAAGAGCAGGCCTTCAtgcaatggtaaggttgctccattgtgtCCTAGGTGTCATAGCttcaaaacacaaaaacaacCTCTCCACGTGTGAGGGTAAGGCTGCATAATCTAACACTCCCAGAACTCTGCAGCAGCAGGAGCCTCATGCAGTAGGATGTCCATTTTACCCATAGTTGAAGGCACTAAAAGAGCATGTGAGCAAATTTCTTTTCGTGATCCATTTCTTGGTATATTGTCATCATGCACTGATAGAAATACATACCTTTGCACAGTCCCCAAGCCAGCTCATAATGCTACGTGCAGCTTGAAACATCTCCCCAAGTGCAGTCAATGTAGTCTGTTCAAGTGGTTAAAGATTTTCCAGTTGAACAACAGATTCCAATAATCTCGTACAACATAAATTCaagtaaaaagaaaacaaggactAGAaaatgacaatgtattgttcCATACTTTGGCTGCATAACATGATGCACTGAACAACTCTGTGTCATCTGAAATAACCCCCCTTTCCTTTAATCTTCTTTTTATTTGCTCACGGGCCCCAACATAAGTGACACCATACACAGATGTCATGACAGTCTGTTTCACCAACTTTCTGTCCACCTACATTCCATTGACATCAACAATTAACAAGAAAAGTTGATATTACTTTTTAATTGGCTGTTTAAATGAAAAGTGAGATAAAGAAAGCATTCCTGATTTCAAAATTGATTCGAACAGAAATTGGATGAGGATGGGACATGATTTATATGTAGGATTTTGGCGTCATGAACAACATGGATTACCTTATTAATGACTGGATATGCTATCTACGCCATGCAACTATCATATTGAAGGTGTCATAAGTAAAACTACTGTGGATAATGGAAATTTTGCAGCAAAACTGATCATTTTAATCAGCTtaaacattaaaatattaagaaatatCATCACATAAATATGTAATGATAAAAAGAAAAGGTACTTATTCATAAGACATGTAAATCATCATATAAATATGTAATGGTAAAAGGAAAAGGCACTTATTCTTGAGACATGCAAAACTCCACAAACATCTAATTAATGGGGACAGGATCACCTTTTTCTAACAGTCAAAACCATGGTTCACTCAACCAGATCATGAATATCCTGGAAAACTCCAAACCATAAGGAAAAAGAGGCAAGATAAAACATTAACCTGATTAACTAAAAGCCTAGCACGAAGGGCATCTGGGTCAGTAGCTGGGTCTTTCTGTGCATCTCTTCTCATAATTTCAAGTACCCTGTATTCAAAAATTATGATAAAACTAGTTCAGAAATCTTTCAAACAACATATGTGTTTTTAAAAATGTCCACACATAAACATGAATGCCATTTTTGCTAAATTAGAAATTGTAGGAATCGATGATTCATAGTAACTGTCTACAAATGTGATTAACCAGCTAAACAAACTATCTATAACATTCAATTGAAATAGCACTAACAAATCCCTTAAACATGAATTGAAATAATAAGGATTTTACTATTAATTTTGCAGCTAAAATGAAAACAAGAGGAAGTTAATATTGAATATGCATTTCagtgtttcatttttttttatagtcaAGTCTACACAGAAAACTCTAGGACACACATGAAGAATGTCTTCTATGTGTGAATTTGAGGACATAGGGAGGTATCAGTGAATGTGGTTAAAACTTTTGGATTTAACATGATATTGCCTACACTGGGCATTACAACAATGCTATGAGTCCAGTTGAAATCCATGGAATTTTCAGCTTAGAATCAAGAGGAGAGCCCCTTCACATGGTTCTTGCATCATGTTAGCCTACTACTTTTTTCACTTTTAACTTTCCTATTCTTGCCTGGCCTTTTCTCTGATGCTAAGTGGAAAGCAAAATTTCAACATGAGAAATTTGCAAGTATTAACATGCATTGCATATGTAACACCAACATATTGGTCTTCCATAATCATAAAGCAATTAATTTAGTATAAAGCAATTAGTTTAGTATAGAGCAATTAGTTTAGTGCAGCGCCTAACAGTGAAATATTTATCAGGCTAGCAAATCATGGATTTAAGTGCCTTCCTCATCATAGCACGCCATAAGCTATATGTTGTCAGAGGATCACCGAAATGGTAACAAGTGCCTATTCTAGACAAACTTGTGTCAGTAACTATTGGTTCACATTGGCCTTTAACACTACAGCAAAGGATTAAGTTGTTTATGTGGGTCAGCATGGACTGGCATGTACCATAACAGTGCCTCATTGCCATATGGCTGCTGTCTCACATGCTGATGTATGTGTGCCAACACGAACCAAGTATTAGCACAGCACAGCACTACACCGACAAACAGTAAGTCAATACGCCAAAGAATATTTGAAGAGAAAGCCATGACATCCAATAAGTAAATCTTCAGTATTCATAATGTACCAATACTATTTAATGGCAAAGCAATTCTGAGAGTAGAGAAcgacaattttaaaaaaaaaaacttttttttttgtgtgtgtgtgtgttggggggtggggtggggggggggggggggggggggggggggggcgcggCATTACCCAGTTATAGTCCCAATAATccggcataaaaaaaaaaatcagttatCAAGCCTCTAAAGTTGGAAATTTAGTTTCAAAATTCTTGGATAGAGAATCTCCCAATGGTAAAGAAGAATTTGAAGTGCTGCTACACTTTGACCAATAGTATGATAAATTTGGCGGAAAAAATGAAGTTTAACATAGGCATTGCTGTTACAATCTTGATAAGTCTCTGTGCGGCCATATAGATTTTCCAAACCATACAAAGTCATAATATGCGAACCATGACTTTTGAAAAAATTTAACTATACATTCCGAAACAACATCATACCTAGCAGCTATTTCTGAGTAAACATCTGCAGGCTTATCTCCTGCGACCAGGTTCACTGCAATGGCCCCCAACTGAATATAACAATTCAACAAACAAGAAATAGCCTCTGTTATAAAATAGCACATATAGTATTTCTACCTTACCAGATCATATGAAAATATATCAAAtgcataaaaataatgaaaGAGTATGATCTTAGCTGGTAAAGTTAGTTCTAAACATGATCTTTGGCAGCAAGAGCTTGTCAGCAGTTGACTAAATAATCATGTATGTGCTTCTCATCATTCTCTCAAGTGCAAGACCATAATAACTGAGTTATGCAATTTAATTCTCACTGTGGCCCAATGGAGCAAAATTCATTGAAAATCTCAACATAAGAGAGAAAGGTAGAGATGTTACTTAAAGCTGTTTAAAGTAGGATGAAAGGAAAAACCCCagaaagcaaaataaaataagcaGATGAAAACCAAAAAGGGGAAAATTCGAAAATACTTATAACAAATCAAACCTTTTTTAAGGCATATTGTTTAGGTGATTTTACAAAAACTAACTCTCCTGCTCTTGGTTTTGTTTCTCCACTAAATGAATAATAATATTTCAATATCAAAAAGTACTGTGATTATGTATCTATCATCTGGACATCACTACCAACTAGTACTACAAACTAAATATTAAAGATGAGAATATCACCTTGTCTCTTCCCAAAGCTGCATAGTGTTGTAAACCGTTACACGATCCATCCTGAGAAAATAATGGTTCAACTATTAAATATTCTTTAATTGACATAATCATCATTATACTATGAACTTACTACAGTTCGTCCCTGCATAACCATACATCATCAAAGTTATAGAGCAATTCCTTAGGAAATAAATCAGTGATAAAATGGAATTGCAGTTATTTCATTCTTGCCATCTCCATGTAAACTAGGATCATATAACCATATATTATGTAGGCAACAAAGATAAGCAGGTCCCCCTTGGACCCAAGGCTAACTCATGTTTCCAGTTCCTTTCAGTGAaaggtttttttaaaaaaaaaaagaaagaaaaaataacacAATTTTGcccttttttaaatttttcttactTCACGGTTCATATTCCATGAACAGTATCCTAAAAATATCATTTCTTCCAAATTGGATAAATTTGAGTTTATAACTTGTAGGGAATTCTATTAGATTATTCCGCCATTTCTATGTTGCAACAATGGCCGAACTATGCCAAACTAACCAATTCAAGGGATACTAAACTGGACCAGTCGAGGACCAACACAGTTCAAGCAATTTATTTGAGATAGGGCCAGTTCGCTTAAAcaccctcccccctccccccgcccCGCCCAGCCGCCCCTCCATCCACTCATGATTCAATTCGCTCGGGATATTCGAGAGAGCACCTTAACCCCTGCTCACGATGGTCCGAACCCCCTGCTGCCCTTGTTTGAGGGTCTAGtaagactctctctctctcaggttCGGGTTAGGGTTTTCCTCggccttccctctccctcttttgcTTGGGTTAAGGTTAGGGTTTCTCGcaaccctcccccttcctccctctctccctccctatacttttcttcctctccccctcACTATCCGACTCTCTTTGTTTTGGTACGCCCTGGAATGGCACGATAAGACCTATACCATGCTAAACCAATTGCCGACTAGTATGCTCTCTGGGACGGATTCGACAAACCTTGTTGTGTTGTAATACTTTAAAAGCAAGCTATTTACACAACCCTATCCTTCACAATgatcaatattaaatgtcaatCCACTTCATACTATATCAGATAATATTCAAGGTCGCCGCTGGCATACAAGGGTGCCTATATTGTTCTGGTTTGTATCGGCAGTGATAACCTGACCAACCCGCAATATAAAAAAATGTAGAGATCCAGTACAATACAGTTTGGAATAGGCTGCTAAAATATCAAACTGAACCCATTCTTGGCTGAATATTAGCTGGGAGCATTATTACACTCAAATATGTACTTCTTATCCCCCCAAACCTTTTCCTCAGCCATCTGAAAGTTACATAAATTCATAGTATCAAGGGCAAAGAAACATTAGTTCATGGATTAAACCACCAAAATAAAGAGGTTGACATGAGTTTTTGGAATTGAAATTTCATATTCTAAGTTTGTAATGTGTAAATGTTTGCGTTATGATAAACGCTCGAATCAAAATAACTGGAAGGATTAAGGTGAGGAATTGGTTTCCTTATTACCTAAACTTTCTCCTGAAAGGACATAATTTGACGAAAGATCCAGATATTATTGTAATTCTCACAAAATTTATCGAATATTATAACTATTTTTGCATTAAAATGTCATAAAAATAGTAAGTTTCATTTTAACATGAACTTGTCTTTATTCTAGTTTCTCTCATCCTATATGATATTAGCAAGTGTTAGCTCATCATTTAGATTTCTCTAATTAATAAGATATACCTTTAAGTTGCATAGACCAGTAACAGGATGTGTGCTAGTGTGATTTAAGATACTACATGGAAGGCTTGTACTTTTTAGTGCTTGACAGATGACTGTTTCCACATGACATGTTGCTTAAATGATATAGAAGTTAGCCTTTGTATCATCTTTTAGcttgcatctttttttttctttttaaagacGTGTATTTTGCTATGCCGGCACATGTCAAAATTTGACATGGTAAGATATCCCATGTGTAACCTTTGACCATGCTTCAAGTTCCAAACTTGCTACTGACAACAAGGCTTCcaattattgaagaattttccaATTATCTCCAAAATTTTCATCTAAGTTTTTAATAACATTTCTAAGCATTCTAACGCCAATTTTTAGTTGGACTAAACACTCATTTTAGAGAGTTTCAAATTCTATTAGCATAttaaatacaaaatttaataGCAAATTAAATGAAAGTTCTGAAATATACATACAAAGTTTCTTTCTATCCACATGTCAGCAATATTCTTTTATCTTATCTCAGGCTTACTATTTTGGCATTGCCAAATTACACTTTCTCCACTCCAAAGCTAGAAGTTATAAAGCATTTGAAGATAAAAGGAGAAAAGGTACAGGAGGAATAGTATAAAAGACAAGGGGAAAATAGCATTCACAAACacataaaattggaaggaattctCAAAATAGGTCAACTGCAATGTGAAACCATGGATTGAGCTCAAGAAAATTAACTTGGATAAGATATACCAGCTAGAACATTCCACCTAATAACTTCAATGCAGAAAAATGAAGCCACAGTTAAGTTCAGTTCTCCTTTAGCCTATttcataaattaattaaaaaaaggcaGACACAGAAAAGTAATCCAGGTTGCAAGTAGTTCAATCACTGATTTGCCTTCCATAATAATGGACTGCATCTACCCCGCGGAAAGTACTACAGTATTTACATAATTCACATAAAACAGCACGACAAATATTCTTACAAATATAAACTATATGAAATTCTCTAATGTCAACATGCATATGTAATGCAGTCAATAAAAACATACATGTCACCTGTAATTGGTACAATACATACATATTGATGGGTGTTTGCAGATTAAGAGTAACAAAACATAGAATAAACTTATATACTACATGATTATCCTATTTCCTGCGCTGCATTTGATCTAAAAGATAACATTTTAACACCAATAACATGTgaaatctaaaatattttcaTCTGGAATCGGCACAAGCACAAACTTGATCACAAAAAATGGGAAGACAGAAATTGCATTTAAAAACAACCTGGTGCACAGGCATGTGTGAAATTGTAGTCTCTGGTGAGGAGCTCCTTAGTGCCTCAGAGAGATTGATGCAAACTGCCAAGCACTGAAAGGGATCTTCAGCACCTAACCACCACCGTCTACCTTCCAGTGGTCTATCTGCAGAGTCAAATATATCATCTAAGTGATTTTCAGTAAATGCTACCCGGCCATCATATGATAATTTGTCGACACCGCCAGCATATAAATTTGCTAGATGTATCTTTAACCAGCGCAAGCCAGATTTTCCCAGTGGGCGACCCTCTGCAAACTCTAAAATTCCTCGACATAGATCTGAACCAAGATGATTTAAATAAGGATGCATGGGATATGCACGGCCTCTGAAGTCTAGGTTGTGTGGATAATAGAATCCCTCCTCATCTTTCATTTTTCTAGCCACCTGCTCCCAGAAAAGAACAAATGGCATCATATTGCACCGAAACGCCATGTTATTATGATTGTAATATAGCAATAACATGATTGATAATGTCTTACAGCAAGTTTAAGTTCCACATCACACCGCTGAGAATGTTTTTCGCTATTTTCCTTTTTCACTGACTTTACTTTCCACTTCCACTTCCTAATTTCAGCTCCATCTTCAGTATCAGGCTTCTCTGGCAGAGGAATCTgaaaacaaatatatatttagAGCAAAAACTGAGCCAGATATCTAGTCACAAACATGGCCTAATTTAACCAAGAATATATAATCAAATCAACAAAAGAATTCCTTCATGCTGCTACAATAAAATTTGAACATCTAAAAATTGGACAACTATGAATTCAACTCACATCATCACGATCAACCAAGTCAGCAAGACGACCTCCACTAGACCATATTCTGTCAACGACACTAAGAACTCTTTTGTTAACCCTCCATTTTGTACTACCTAATGTATCCAGGGCCTGGAGAGTACATAACAATATTCAGTTACAGCATGATTAACAAAGCAAGGAGGTTTAATTTCCAGGTAAAGAGCCAGATAatgtatttaaaaataaaagataatgaCAAATacagcaaaagcaaggaatagaTGGTGCAAATCAGGCCACCCACAAATAACCTGAATCTTGGACGTTGGATAAATTCCATACATGCATCCCATAATAGACATGCATGTGTACAGGCACAAAGTAACAACATGTTAAAGATAACAAAGAGCAACCCTAAAGATCGAAGCAAATTTAGAAGCAATAAGAAGGACTTGTGATAATCTCTCAGATGCAGAAGTTATTAGAGACAGCTGAACTCTCTTTGTGAATATTGACTTAACTCTCTTGGTGAACATTTACTTGAGCATAATAACCagcataaaatttaaatattctgCAATAGAAATTCaaaatcttcttggaaaactacATCCATAGTGAAAAACAGTAATTTGACATAtcaaggattaaaaaaaaaaaatcttagtgAGCAATATTTTAATaaggattttgttttatctctgCCCAATACATAAATTCATTATCTAGTTATGTTCaagtttttataataaaaatagaaattgaGAAACCTCAAAAACGGCTTGCATTTCCTTTCTTGGAGCCCTTCTAACTGCTTCACGTTGTTGTCTTGCTCCATGTGTGCGCATGATGTAAGATGGTAAAAACAAGTGTCCTCCTTTCTCATACCTGTCAAGACTCAAATAATGATATTAAAGAAAATGTTAGTACATTAACAAAATAACTAACTAATTCACTATCAGTCTATAGAAGGGACAAATTAGCTGTAAAAAGTTATTGAAAGCTGGTAATGAAATGTTATGAAAATCATTTTCCATAAAAACGGGATGATATTTAACAATACCCAGAAACCAAAAGCATCAGTAAGCTTCATTAAAATCGGTACAAGTTTTACTTGTTATAGCCAGCAGTTACAAAGAAACTACAGAACTGAAAGCCATGGACATGATGCACTGCACACTAGAATAACGAATAATTAGTAGTAGCGATTATAATCATGCAGTGCCACTCCTTAAGAGGGCCCAAATGCAAGCAGTCAAGATTTAGCACTACATCAACAAGTGAACTTCAAACGAATATTTGAGGACCACATACCCTGTCCAATTTACCGGAGGTACCAACATTGGCATGTAAGGAATAACCATGTGTCTTGCCTGTTATAAAGCAACTCTTAAGTCCCATTTCAAAATAAACATTGGCATGGAAAAGAACATATATTAGTAAAATGTCACAAGACTTCAACCAATCATAAACTGTACTCACAGTTCTATCTAGCCCTTGACGGACTAGTGGATCACATTCAATGACCCCATATCGCCTGCTATGTTTTCTGTTGAATGATGGAAATTATTGTCAAGATATATAGAAAAGAGAGTAATGTTTGACACTCTCAGATGGTCAGACTTCTTACTGCTGTTCCTTTGTGACAGTTCTGAGTGAGTGTCTGAACGCAGGTCGAATATCAGGTGGACCATCTGCTGACTGACTAACAGGAGGCTGTATATAAGCCGTCTCCATTAACAGCTCAATCAAACGGCTCCCTACCTAAAAATGAAAATTGAAAAATTGAAGAATTGGAACAAGGGGAAGGAAAGGGGGGAAATCCTATCTACATAACAGCAAAAGCTAAAAGTAGAGTAACCAGTACTGGCCAAGGGAAAAGCAAACCTTGGCCTGAGCATCTTGGCCCCATGGCTTAGAGTCATCTTGTCCCTTCACTATCTTCCTTACTTGGTGCACCTTCTGctttttcatcaaatttgtaaccTTCTTCCTTAAAAACTCCTGCTCTTTGGTCA
It encodes the following:
- the LOC103702397 gene encoding DNA-directed RNA polymerase 1B, mitochondrial-like; protein product: MCSNAVLGLRTPKSAPFLQSKKCLGDFESVLTPIPKEMWRNLARKASSSSRYLDFAGRPSSVPAIPSISSFLGSSQDSICCERSRILDLGTPFSHRSSNTGVGHNGDSSPFIRCPNFSIGRISGRLGDSRFFASVAEAVSSTDVDEDTSSIEEIQGMLEEMSKIDVREGSKIGGNLEEVRPKQQLGQPRMVCGMGSGKYAILRRRQIRIETEAWEQAAKEYKELLTDMCEQKLAPNLPYVKSLFLGWFEPLRDQIAAEQEQCRDPRTRVSHGPYFYQLPADMMAVITMHKLMSLLMTGNGDGGIRVVQAACQIGEAIEHEVRIHRFLEKTRKKTDKDKKNEDVEGATLTKEQEFLRKKVTNLMKKQKVHQVRKIVKGQDDSKPWGQDAQAKVGSRLIELLMETAYIQPPVSQSADGPPDIRPAFRHSLRTVTKEQQKHSRRYGVIECDPLVRQGLDRTARHMVIPYMPMLVPPVNWTGYEKGGHLFLPSYIMRTHGARQQREAVRRAPRKEMQAVFEALDTLGSTKWRVNKRVLSVVDRIWSSGGRLADLVDRDDIPLPEKPDTEDGAEIRKWKWKVKSVKKENSEKHSQRCDVELKLAVARKMKDEEGFYYPHNLDFRGRAYPMHPYLNHLGSDLCRGILEFAEGRPLGKSGLRWLKIHLANLYAGGVDKLSYDGRVAFTENHLDDIFDSADRPLEGRRWWLGAEDPFQCLAVCINLSEALRSSSPETTISHMPVHQDGSCNGLQHYAALGRDKLGAIAVNLVAGDKPADVYSEIAARVLEIMRRDAQKDPATDPDALRARLLVNQVDRKLVKQTVMTSVYGVTYVGAREQIKRRLKERGVISDDTELFSASCYAAKTTLTALGEMFQAARSIMSWLGDCAKIIASENQPVRWTTPLGLPVVQPYRALGRHLIKTSLQVLTLQRETDKVMVKRQRTAFPPNFVHSLDGSHMMMTAVACKRAGLNFAGVHDSYWTHACDVDQMNWILREKFVELYETPILENLLESFQQSFPTLSFPPLPERGDYSLKDVLDSPYFFN